In one Sphingobium indicum B90A genomic region, the following are encoded:
- the hemE gene encoding uroporphyrinogen decarboxylase produces MTGPDAGLSNGPIPKPLLSVLKGALPAVPPMWLMRQAGRYLPEYRALRAEKGGFLELVYDSAAAAEVTVQPLRRFGFDGAILFSDILIVPYAMGQDLWFEAGEGPRLAPILAETDLSTLKPDFSRYEAVYETVRQVKAALDPQVTFLGFAGSPWTIATYMVVGQGSKDQGAARRMAYSQPKKFGAIIDAIIDATVVYLSGQIEAGVEAVQLFDSWAGSLAPLEFERWVIRPNRRIVEKLKAIHPDIPVIGFPKGAGAKLADYAAGTGVDAVGVDETVDPHWANRVLPQGLPVQGNLDPLALIAGGKAVEEAVDNIRAAFAGRPHIFNLGHGILPDTPIDHVEALLSYVRAAGD; encoded by the coding sequence ATGACGGGACCAGATGCCGGCCTTTCGAACGGCCCGATACCCAAGCCGTTGCTTTCGGTCCTGAAAGGCGCGCTGCCTGCCGTGCCGCCCATGTGGCTGATGCGCCAGGCGGGGCGCTATCTGCCCGAATATCGCGCCTTGCGGGCGGAAAAGGGCGGATTCCTGGAACTGGTCTATGACAGCGCGGCGGCGGCGGAAGTGACCGTGCAGCCGCTGCGCCGTTTCGGTTTTGACGGCGCGATCCTGTTTTCCGACATTTTGATCGTGCCTTATGCGATGGGGCAGGATCTGTGGTTCGAGGCCGGGGAAGGCCCGCGTCTGGCGCCGATCCTGGCGGAGACTGACCTGTCGACCCTGAAACCCGATTTCAGCCGCTATGAGGCGGTCTATGAGACGGTCCGGCAGGTGAAGGCCGCATTGGACCCGCAAGTCACCTTCCTGGGCTTTGCGGGCAGTCCCTGGACCATCGCCACCTATATGGTCGTGGGTCAGGGCAGCAAGGACCAGGGCGCGGCCCGCCGCATGGCCTACAGCCAACCCAAAAAATTCGGCGCGATCATCGATGCGATCATCGATGCGACGGTGGTCTATCTGTCCGGCCAGATCGAGGCGGGGGTCGAGGCCGTGCAGCTTTTCGACAGTTGGGCGGGCAGCCTGGCCCCGCTGGAGTTCGAGCGCTGGGTGATCCGGCCCAACAGGCGGATCGTGGAGAAGCTGAAGGCGATCCACCCGGATATTCCAGTGATCGGCTTTCCCAAGGGCGCGGGCGCGAAGCTGGCGGATTATGCGGCGGGGACCGGGGTCGACGCGGTCGGCGTGGACGAGACGGTCGATCCGCACTGGGCCAACCGCGTGTTGCCGCAGGGGTTGCCGGTGCAGGGGAATCTCGATCCGCTGGCGCTGATCGCCGGGGGTAAGGCGGTGGAAGAGGCCGTCGACAATATCCGCGCCGCCTTTGCCGGGCGGCCCCATATCTTCAACCTGGGGCATGGGATATTGCCCGACACCCCCATTGATCATGTCGAAGCGCTGCTTAGCTATGTGCGGGCAGCGGGAGACTGA
- a CDS encoding CopD family protein, with protein sequence MPYLGAAYLWVKAAHVIFVIFLMAGLFMMPRFFVYHQQCPVGSDEDRKWIDRERRLLKIILNPSLLLVWVFGLMLMVEIGAWHFGWFHLKLLFVLGLSGYHGWIAGYAKKLARGERPLSEKQLRLLNEIPGIAAAVIVIAVIVKPF encoded by the coding sequence ATGCCTTATCTGGGAGCAGCCTATTTGTGGGTCAAAGCCGCGCATGTCATCTTCGTCATCTTCCTGATGGCGGGCCTGTTCATGATGCCGCGCTTCTTCGTCTATCACCAGCAATGCCCGGTGGGATCGGACGAGGACAGGAAGTGGATCGACCGGGAAAGGCGGCTGCTCAAGATCATCCTGAACCCGTCGCTGCTTCTGGTCTGGGTCTTCGGCCTGATGCTGATGGTGGAGATCGGCGCCTGGCATTTCGGCTGGTTCCACCTGAAATTGCTCTTCGTGCTGGGTCTGTCGGGCTATCATGGCTGGATCGCGGGCTATGCGAAGAAGCTGGCCAGGGGGGAGCGGCCGCTCAGCGAGAAGCAATTGCGGTTGCTGAACGAGATTCCGGGAATCGCGGCTGCGGTGATCGTGATCGCGGTGATCGTGAAGCCGTTTTGA
- the panC gene encoding pantoate--beta-alanine ligase yields MQILRDLPSLRAAVDALKSDGKPLALVPTMGALHDGHMALVEEARRHAGHVAVSIFVNPRQFGVNEDLDAYPRREAKDAQMLQAAGVDILWAPTVDVMYPVGYATNISVSGVTEGLDGAARPGHFDGVATVVTKLFNQIRPDVALFGEKDYQQLAVIRRMVRDLDVPIEIVGVPTQRAEDGLALSSRNAYLSEEERKDALALPRALGEAARQMEKGATVESAVAKAIALLAAHGFDPIDYVTLCDAVTLEPMTALDRPARLLGAAKLGKTRLIDNIPVDPA; encoded by the coding sequence GTGCAAATCCTCCGTGACCTGCCTTCACTGCGCGCCGCCGTCGATGCGCTGAAAAGCGACGGAAAACCGCTCGCTTTGGTGCCCACCATGGGCGCGCTGCATGACGGGCATATGGCGCTGGTGGAGGAAGCGCGGCGCCATGCTGGCCATGTGGCGGTGTCGATCTTCGTCAATCCCCGCCAGTTCGGCGTGAACGAGGATCTGGACGCCTATCCCCGGCGCGAGGCCAAGGACGCGCAGATGCTGCAGGCCGCCGGAGTCGACATCCTCTGGGCGCCGACGGTCGATGTCATGTACCCTGTGGGCTATGCCACCAACATCTCCGTCTCCGGCGTGACCGAGGGGCTCGACGGCGCGGCCCGGCCCGGCCATTTCGACGGCGTGGCGACGGTCGTGACCAAGCTGTTCAACCAGATCCGCCCGGACGTCGCCCTGTTCGGGGAAAAGGATTATCAGCAGCTCGCCGTGATCCGCCGGATGGTCCGCGACCTGGACGTGCCGATCGAGATTGTCGGCGTGCCCACCCAACGGGCCGAGGACGGCCTGGCCCTGTCGTCGCGCAACGCCTATCTCAGCGAGGAGGAGCGCAAGGACGCGCTCGCCCTGCCCCGCGCCCTGGGCGAAGCGGCGCGGCAGATGGAAAAGGGCGCGACCGTGGAATCGGCCGTCGCCAAGGCCATCGCCCTGCTGGCGGCGCATGGCTTCGATCCCATCGACTATGTGACGCTGTGCGACGCGGTTACTCTGGAACCGATGACGGCGCTGGACCGCCCCGCAAGGCTGCTGGGCGCGGCGAAACTCGGCAAGACGCGCTTGATCGACAATATCCCGGTCGATCCGGCCTGA
- a CDS encoding division plane positioning ATPase MipZ: MANAQTHHIVFANEKGGTGKSTTAVHTAIALTVLGHRVGMIDLDPRQRTITRYMENRAETARRRGIDLPTPDFAVFKGDSVEALEEQAAAMAEGKDFLVIDTPGRDDDYARHMAARANTLVTPMNDSFVDFDLIGQVDAETFKVKRLSFYSELIFEARKTRAKADGVTIDWVVLRNRVQHHDARNKKRVGDALMELSRRVGFRVIPGLSERVIFRELFPSGLTLLDKGHLGELGVSHIAARQELREMVSGLALPSRVEAAPLDMLGAA; encoded by the coding sequence ATGGCGAACGCCCAAACGCACCATATCGTCTTCGCCAATGAGAAGGGCGGGACCGGCAAGTCGACGACCGCCGTGCATACGGCCATCGCGCTGACGGTATTGGGTCATCGCGTCGGCATGATCGACCTCGACCCGCGGCAGCGCACCATCACCCGCTATATGGAGAATCGGGCGGAGACCGCGCGCCGCCGCGGCATCGACCTGCCGACTCCGGACTTCGCGGTGTTCAAGGGCGACAGCGTCGAGGCGCTGGAGGAACAGGCGGCCGCCATGGCCGAAGGCAAGGATTTCCTGGTCATCGACACGCCCGGTCGCGACGATGATTATGCCCGCCACATGGCCGCCCGCGCCAACACGCTGGTGACGCCGATGAACGACAGTTTCGTCGATTTCGACCTGATCGGGCAGGTGGACGCGGAAACATTCAAGGTTAAGCGCCTGTCCTTCTATTCCGAACTGATCTTCGAGGCGCGCAAGACCCGCGCCAAGGCGGACGGCGTCACCATCGACTGGGTGGTGCTGCGCAACCGCGTCCAGCATCATGACGCCCGCAACAAGAAGCGGGTGGGCGACGCGCTGATGGAGCTTTCCCGCCGCGTCGGATTCCGCGTGATTCCGGGCCTTTCGGAGCGAGTGATCTTCCGCGAGCTTTTTCCGTCGGGCCTGACCCTGCTGGACAAGGGGCATCTGGGCGAACTGGGCGTCAGCCATATCGCCGCGCGGCAGGAACTGCGCGAGATGGTGTCGGGCCTTGCCCTGCCCTCGCGGGTCGAGGCCGCGCCGCTGGACATGCTCGGCGCGGCCTGA
- a CDS encoding DnaJ domain-containing protein, whose product MGLLALLLIGLAAWLIWTGRLQRMSAKDGMALGAALVGAVAAAKGKPLVGAPLLIGATLFFLARSRRGKAKAGPGTPAPQAVSSQAVNDARKLLGVGPDADARAIRAAHRRLIASVHPDKGGTEALAAQINAARDLLIEEAAQHR is encoded by the coding sequence ATGGGTCTGCTGGCGCTGCTTCTGATCGGGCTGGCGGCCTGGCTGATCTGGACGGGACGGCTGCAACGCATGAGCGCGAAGGATGGCATGGCGCTGGGCGCCGCTCTGGTCGGCGCGGTCGCGGCCGCCAAGGGCAAGCCGCTGGTCGGCGCGCCGCTGCTGATCGGGGCCACCTTGTTCTTCCTGGCCAGAAGCCGGCGGGGCAAGGCGAAGGCCGGGCCGGGCACGCCCGCGCCGCAAGCCGTTTCGTCCCAGGCGGTGAACGACGCGCGCAAGTTGCTGGGCGTGGGACCGGACGCCGACGCCCGCGCCATCCGCGCCGCGCATCGTCGCCTGATCGCCTCGGTCCATCCGGACAAGGGCGGCACCGAAGCGCTGGCGGCCCAGATCAACGCCGCCCGCGACCTGCTGATCGAGGAAGCCGCGCAACACCGTTGA
- the pgmG gene encoding phosphoglucomutase/phosphomannomutase PgmG produces MAHRFHPTLLREYDIRGVVGRTLGEADGYAVGRSFGTIVRRMGVRRAGGSRVAVGYDGRLSSPALEQAVVQGLQDSGTDVVRIGLGPTPMLYYAEAAFDVDGGVQITGSHNPADHNGFKLVFQHQAFFGADIANLGSMAAAGDWSDGGSGNRGQVETVAVMDRYVARLVQGFDGAAWRIGWDAGNGAAGPVVDKLVKLLPGEHHVLFTQIDGHFPHHHPDPTVEANLADLKALVRAKKLDFGVAFDGDGDRIGVVDGKGRVIWGDQLLGIFAELVLKDRPNATIVADVKASQALFDRIAALGGRALMWKTGHSLIKSKMKEIAAPLGGEMTGHIFLADDYYGFDDGLYAAVRLIRGLTRLGRSVTALRDEMPNMANTPELRFPVADSRKFAVVEEVRARLQALGANVDETDGLRVVTPDGWWLLRASNTQDALVARAEAKDEEGLARLVAQIDAHLADSGVIRISRADS; encoded by the coding sequence ATGGCCCATCGCTTTCATCCCACGCTCCTACGCGAATATGACATTCGGGGCGTGGTGGGCCGCACGCTGGGCGAGGCGGATGGCTATGCCGTGGGCCGCAGCTTCGGCACGATTGTCAGGAGGATGGGCGTCAGGCGGGCAGGCGGATCAAGGGTCGCGGTCGGCTATGACGGTCGGCTGAGTTCCCCGGCGCTGGAACAGGCGGTCGTGCAGGGCCTGCAGGATTCCGGAACCGATGTCGTGCGCATAGGCCTCGGCCCGACGCCCATGCTCTATTATGCCGAAGCGGCGTTCGATGTCGACGGCGGCGTGCAGATAACCGGCAGCCACAATCCCGCCGATCATAACGGCTTCAAGCTGGTATTTCAGCACCAGGCCTTTTTTGGGGCGGACATCGCGAATCTGGGGAGCATGGCGGCGGCGGGCGACTGGAGCGACGGGGGGAGCGGAAACAGAGGGCAGGTCGAGACTGTCGCCGTCATGGACCGCTACGTCGCCCGGCTGGTGCAGGGGTTCGACGGCGCCGCCTGGCGCATTGGCTGGGACGCGGGCAACGGCGCCGCCGGGCCGGTGGTGGACAAGCTGGTCAAGCTCCTGCCAGGTGAGCATCATGTGCTTTTCACCCAGATAGACGGACATTTTCCCCATCATCACCCCGATCCCACTGTCGAGGCGAATCTGGCGGACCTGAAAGCGCTTGTCCGCGCCAAGAAGCTCGATTTCGGAGTGGCTTTCGACGGAGACGGGGACCGGATCGGCGTGGTGGACGGCAAGGGGCGGGTAATCTGGGGCGACCAGTTGCTGGGCATTTTCGCCGAACTGGTGCTGAAGGACCGCCCGAACGCCACCATCGTCGCGGATGTGAAGGCCAGCCAGGCCCTGTTCGACCGCATCGCCGCGCTGGGCGGGCGGGCGCTGATGTGGAAGACGGGCCACAGCTTGATCAAGTCCAAAATGAAGGAGATTGCCGCTCCGCTGGGCGGCGAGATGACCGGCCATATCTTCCTCGCGGACGATTATTACGGTTTCGACGACGGGCTTTATGCGGCGGTGCGCCTGATCCGGGGTCTGACCCGGTTGGGCCGCAGCGTCACCGCCCTGCGCGACGAAATGCCGAACATGGCGAATACGCCCGAACTTCGCTTTCCAGTGGCGGATAGCCGCAAGTTCGCGGTGGTGGAGGAAGTCCGCGCCCGCTTGCAGGCCCTGGGCGCGAACGTCGACGAAACCGACGGCCTGCGGGTCGTCACGCCCGATGGCTGGTGGCTGCTCAGGGCCTCCAACACCCAGGACGCGCTCGTTGCCCGCGCCGAGGCGAAGGATGAGGAAGGATTGGCGCGCCTGGTCGCGCAGATCGACGCCCATCTGGCCGATTCGGGCGTGATTCGGATTTCGCGAGCCGATTCCTGA
- a CDS encoding OmpP1/FadL family transporter: MPLRRPILVSLLLSGAFAAPVPALAGGFYLQEQAPKETGRAMAGAGAAADDPSAIYFNPAAMTQLPGIQTSVGGIALMASAHQANRGTYRTVPTVPGARVPVTGNDGGQPFEKVIPIPSFYVTAQATDRLWLGLGVNAPFGLKLDYDDGFFGRYDSIYTDLKTYNIQSSAAYRLNDNFSIGGGVDVQYVKATLTNALPQLSPLAPTDGFARLKGDDWTVGWNAGLFYTNGDTNVGVSYRSGVNHKVTGTQSISGLLGPIASANGVLDASAPLDLPDIVTVGFMHRLTPKLRAMISARWYNWSKFKGIAITTAAGTSNKELDYKDSYSVSLGGEYDVSPALTLRAGTMFDRSPTNPQHLTTRVPDGDRTWLSAGATYNISPAFALNLSYAHNFVEKANIIRPDSYYPAPATVTATTLSQTSGNADQIGASLTARF, encoded by the coding sequence ATGCCATTGCGCCGCCCCATCCTCGTCAGTCTCCTGCTGTCGGGCGCATTCGCAGCACCCGTCCCGGCTCTGGCGGGTGGTTTCTACCTTCAGGAACAGGCGCCAAAGGAAACCGGCCGGGCAATGGCCGGCGCCGGCGCTGCGGCGGACGATCCGTCCGCCATCTATTTCAATCCCGCGGCCATGACGCAATTGCCGGGCATCCAGACCTCGGTCGGCGGCATCGCGCTCATGGCCTCCGCCCACCAGGCCAATCGCGGCACCTACCGCACCGTTCCCACCGTGCCGGGCGCGCGGGTGCCGGTGACCGGCAATGACGGCGGCCAGCCGTTCGAAAAGGTCATTCCCATCCCCAGCTTCTACGTCACGGCGCAGGCGACCGACCGGCTGTGGCTTGGCCTGGGGGTCAATGCGCCCTTCGGGTTGAAGCTGGATTATGACGACGGCTTTTTCGGCCGTTACGATTCGATCTACACCGACCTCAAGACCTATAATATCCAGTCCAGCGCAGCCTATAGGCTCAACGACAATTTCTCCATCGGCGGCGGCGTCGACGTGCAATATGTGAAGGCGACCCTCACCAACGCGCTGCCGCAGCTTTCGCCACTGGCCCCGACCGATGGTTTCGCCCGGTTGAAGGGCGACGACTGGACGGTCGGCTGGAATGCGGGCCTGTTCTACACCAATGGCGACACCAATGTGGGCGTCTCCTACCGTTCCGGCGTCAATCACAAGGTGACCGGCACGCAGAGCATTTCCGGTCTCCTGGGTCCGATCGCCTCGGCCAATGGCGTTTTGGACGCTTCCGCGCCGCTCGACCTGCCCGACATCGTCACGGTCGGCTTCATGCATCGCCTGACGCCGAAGCTGCGCGCCATGATCAGCGCCCGCTGGTACAATTGGTCGAAGTTCAAGGGCATCGCCATCACCACCGCCGCCGGGACCAGCAACAAGGAACTGGATTACAAGGACAGCTACAGCGTCAGCCTGGGCGGAGAATATGACGTCAGCCCGGCTTTGACCCTGCGGGCGGGCACGATGTTCGACCGCTCGCCCACCAATCCGCAGCATCTGACGACCCGCGTGCCCGACGGCGATCGGACCTGGCTGTCGGCCGGCGCGACCTATAATATCTCGCCCGCCTTTGCGCTGAACCTCAGCTATGCCCATAATTTCGTGGAGAAGGCGAACATCATCCGTCCGGACAGCTATTATCCCGCGCCCGCAACGGTGACGGCGACCACCCTGTCGCAGACCAGCGGCAATGCGGACCAGATCGGCGCTTCTTTGACGGCGCGTTTTTGA
- the ispG gene encoding flavodoxin-dependent (E)-4-hydroxy-3-methylbut-2-enyl-diphosphate synthase, which produces MSDHNPGLRPWRDIARRQCRQIMVGNVPVGGGAPVTVQTMTNTPTDDVRATVDQIRRCEEAGVDIIRVSCPDEASTAALKQIVRAARVPIVADIHFHYKRALEAADAGAACLRINPGNIGSEARVKEVVDAAKANGCSIRIGVNAGSLEKDLLEKYGEPCPEALVESALDHIKLLQDQDFHDYKVAVKASDVFLAVAAYMQLAEAVDCPLHLGITEAGGLIGGTVKSAIGIGNLLWAGIGDTIRVSLSAEPEEEVRVGYEILKSLGIRTRGVKVISCPSCARQGFDVIRTVQALEERLQHIHTPLSLSVLGCVVNGPGEARETDIGLTGGGAGKHMVYLSGLTDHTVQDEGMIDHIVGLVEAKAAEIEAAKLEAETTDAGKAEAAE; this is translated from the coding sequence ATGTCCGACCATAATCCCGGCCTGCGTCCCTGGCGCGACATCGCCCGCAGGCAATGCCGCCAGATCATGGTCGGCAATGTTCCGGTAGGCGGCGGCGCGCCGGTCACGGTGCAGACCATGACCAACACGCCCACCGATGACGTCAGGGCGACCGTCGACCAGATCCGCCGTTGCGAGGAAGCGGGCGTGGACATCATCCGCGTCTCCTGCCCCGACGAGGCGTCCACCGCGGCGCTCAAGCAGATCGTCCGCGCCGCCCGCGTGCCGATCGTCGCGGACATTCATTTCCACTATAAGCGGGCTCTGGAAGCCGCCGATGCGGGCGCGGCCTGCCTGCGCATCAATCCGGGCAATATCGGCAGCGAGGCGCGGGTCAAGGAAGTGGTCGACGCGGCCAAGGCCAACGGTTGCTCGATCCGCATTGGCGTCAATGCGGGCAGCCTGGAAAAGGATCTGCTCGAAAAATATGGCGAGCCTTGCCCGGAAGCGCTGGTCGAAAGCGCGCTCGATCATATCAAGCTGCTCCAGGACCAGGATTTTCACGACTATAAGGTGGCGGTGAAGGCGAGCGACGTCTTCCTGGCCGTCGCCGCCTATATGCAACTGGCCGAAGCGGTGGATTGCCCGCTGCATCTGGGCATTACCGAGGCGGGCGGACTGATCGGCGGCACGGTGAAAAGCGCCATCGGCATCGGCAACCTGCTCTGGGCCGGGATCGGCGACACGATCCGCGTTTCCCTTTCCGCCGAGCCGGAGGAGGAAGTGCGGGTCGGTTACGAGATATTGAAGTCGCTCGGCATCCGCACGCGGGGCGTGAAGGTCATCTCCTGCCCCAGTTGCGCGCGCCAGGGATTCGACGTGATCCGCACGGTGCAGGCGCTGGAGGAACGGCTCCAGCATATCCACACGCCGCTGTCGCTGTCCGTGCTGGGCTGCGTGGTGAACGGCCCCGGCGAAGCGCGGGAGACCGACATCGGCCTGACCGGCGGCGGCGCGGGCAAGCATATGGTCTATCTGTCGGGCCTGACCGATCATACGGTGCAGGACGAAGGCATGATCGACCATATCGTCGGCCTGGTGGAGGCCAAGGCGGCGGAGATCGAGGCGGCCAAGCTGGAGGCCGAAACCACCGATGCCGGAAAGGCGGAAGCGGCGGAATAA
- a CDS encoding DMT family transporter — protein sequence MTAPRSLALPFAVCCLGVALFSVMDAAMKGLSLSIGLFDALFWRAVAGSLLGLALMLLTRQRWPDRAVLRLHMLRGAVVAVMASLFFWAIMRMPLAEAIALSFIAPLVALYLAALLLKERIGRRAIGASLLGLVGVAVILSGRVRGDYDTDALLGAGAVLVSAVLFAWNLILQRQQAQLASPIEVAFFQHVVMLGLFVLFAALVQVRPVVPAPPSWALVALAATLAFTSLAALAWAYARAEAQLLIPVEYSAFLWAAIIGWLAFGERLTLTTLAGALLIVVGCLIASRAGPAQASHVEPSVA from the coding sequence ATGACCGCGCCCCGCTCCCTCGCCCTTCCCTTTGCCGTCTGCTGCCTGGGGGTCGCGCTGTTTTCCGTGATGGATGCGGCGATGAAGGGATTGAGCCTCTCCATCGGCCTGTTCGACGCGCTGTTCTGGCGCGCCGTTGCGGGCAGCCTGCTGGGGCTGGCTCTGATGCTGCTGACGCGGCAGCGCTGGCCGGACCGGGCGGTGTTGCGGCTGCATATGCTGCGCGGGGCGGTGGTGGCGGTGATGGCCAGCCTGTTCTTCTGGGCGATCATGCGGATGCCACTGGCCGAGGCCATCGCCCTGTCCTTCATCGCCCCGCTGGTCGCGCTCTATCTGGCCGCGCTGCTGCTCAAGGAGAGGATCGGGCGGCGGGCCATCGGCGCGTCTTTGCTGGGGCTGGTCGGCGTCGCGGTCATCCTGTCGGGTCGCGTGCGGGGCGATTATGATACGGACGCGCTGTTGGGCGCGGGCGCGGTCCTCGTTTCGGCGGTGCTGTTCGCCTGGAACCTCATCCTCCAGCGGCAGCAGGCGCAGCTTGCTTCCCCGATAGAGGTCGCCTTCTTCCAGCATGTGGTGATGCTGGGGCTGTTCGTGCTTTTCGCGGCGCTCGTCCAGGTCAGGCCGGTCGTGCCGGCGCCGCCCTCATGGGCGCTGGTGGCCCTGGCCGCGACGCTGGCCTTCACCTCGCTCGCCGCGCTGGCCTGGGCCTATGCGCGGGCGGAGGCGCAACTGTTGATCCCGGTTGAATATAGCGCCTTCCTCTGGGCCGCGATCATCGGCTGGCTTGCCTTTGGCGAACGGCTGACCCTGACCACCCTGGCAGGCGCGCTGCTGATCGTGGTGGGATGCCTGATCGCGTCCCGTGCAGGGCCGGCCCAGGCATCGCATGTCGAACCGTCCGTCGCCTGA